The following proteins are encoded in a genomic region of Streptomyces collinus Tu 365:
- a CDS encoding AraC family transcriptional regulator, which yields MRPLVRTAALNGYVELSRSLGLDPRALMKSVGLDTADLAVQDRWISGTAVVRLLELSAAASAREDFGLLLAELRRFSNLGPISLLVREEPDVRSALALLIRHQHTYNEVLHARLSEGNGVATLKVDVRLGEPQPARQGTELAVAAFHRVLCGFLGPHWRPSAVRFAHPAPRDTASHRRAFGPVVEFDRGFNGIEFYADDLDAANAMADAQLRSYTRQYFEPVAALREATEADRVRDLIEALLPTGRCSIEQVARSLGVDRRTVHRHLARSGQTFSSLLQSTRSALAEQFVPNPSRSLTEVSTLLGFSSLSAFSRWFHEHYGVGPREWRRSGGGGAATPGES from the coding sequence ATGAGACCCCTTGTCCGTACCGCCGCGCTGAACGGTTACGTCGAACTGAGCCGTTCCCTGGGTCTCGACCCGCGCGCGCTGATGAAGAGCGTCGGGCTCGACACCGCCGACCTCGCCGTCCAGGACCGGTGGATCTCGGGTACGGCCGTGGTCCGGCTGCTGGAGCTGTCCGCGGCCGCCTCCGCGCGCGAGGACTTCGGGCTGCTCCTGGCGGAGCTGCGGCGCTTCTCCAATCTCGGCCCGATCAGCCTCCTGGTGCGCGAGGAGCCCGACGTGCGCAGCGCCCTGGCCCTGCTCATCCGCCACCAGCACACCTACAACGAGGTCCTGCACGCCCGGCTCTCCGAGGGCAACGGCGTCGCGACGCTCAAGGTCGACGTGCGGCTCGGCGAGCCGCAGCCGGCCCGGCAGGGCACGGAGCTCGCGGTGGCCGCGTTCCACCGGGTGCTGTGCGGCTTCCTCGGGCCGCACTGGCGGCCGTCGGCGGTCCGCTTCGCACACCCGGCGCCGCGCGACACCGCGAGCCACCGCCGCGCGTTCGGGCCCGTGGTCGAGTTCGACCGCGGCTTCAACGGCATCGAGTTCTACGCCGACGACCTGGACGCGGCCAACGCGATGGCCGACGCGCAGCTGCGCAGCTACACCCGGCAGTACTTCGAGCCCGTCGCGGCGCTGCGGGAAGCGACCGAGGCGGACCGGGTGCGCGACCTCATCGAGGCGCTGCTGCCGACCGGGCGCTGCTCCATCGAGCAGGTCGCACGCAGCCTCGGCGTCGACCGGCGCACCGTCCACCGGCATCTCGCACGCTCCGGGCAGACGTTCTCCTCGCTGCTGCAGTCCACCCGCTCGGCGCTCGCGGAGCAGTTCGTGCCCAACCCGAGCAGGTCGCTGACCGAGGTGTCCACGCTGCTTGGGTTCTCGTCGCTGAGCGCGTTCTCCCGCTGGTTCCACGAGCACTACGGCGTAGGACCGCGGGAGTGGCGCCGGAGCGGGGGCGGCGGAGCGGCGACGCCCGGCGAGAGCTGA
- a CDS encoding 3-keto-5-aminohexanoate cleavage protein produces MHFHDDSLFPENQEKLVIQAAPYGPEWLPGDAEDLPLTMDEHVQAAVDCHNAGATVLHIHVRELDGKGSKRMSMFNELLGRLREAVPDMVLQIGGSISFAPEGEGGDAKWLAYDTRHLLAELTPAPDQVTIAINTSQMNIVEIMNDDDLAGTSMAKPDYYRAYRDMVVEAGPDFYLEHLKRLRASGIQPHFQLAHLAQLETVERLIRAGVHTGPLVLNYVAIGGGFAGRHPADLVEFIRRVPDGAVLTVESSMRAVAPMNAVAIALGQHVRVGNEDNLWRAKGEPMSSVAQVEQMVQISEALGRDIATGTDAKRIYRIGEYYADTDETLARLGMVPNRRPGQRGFMLRDA; encoded by the coding sequence GTGCACTTCCACGACGACTCTCTCTTCCCGGAGAACCAGGAGAAGTTGGTCATCCAGGCCGCGCCGTACGGGCCGGAGTGGCTGCCCGGCGACGCGGAGGACCTGCCGCTGACCATGGACGAGCACGTCCAGGCGGCCGTCGACTGCCACAACGCCGGCGCGACCGTGCTGCACATCCACGTCCGTGAGCTCGACGGCAAGGGCTCCAAGCGGATGTCCATGTTCAACGAGCTGCTCGGCCGGCTGCGCGAGGCCGTGCCGGACATGGTGCTGCAGATCGGCGGTTCGATCTCCTTCGCCCCCGAGGGCGAGGGCGGCGACGCCAAGTGGCTCGCGTACGACACCCGTCACCTGCTCGCCGAACTCACTCCGGCGCCCGACCAGGTGACCATCGCGATCAACACCAGCCAGATGAACATCGTCGAAATCATGAACGACGACGACCTGGCGGGCACCTCGATGGCGAAGCCCGACTACTACCGCGCCTACCGCGACATGGTCGTCGAGGCCGGTCCGGACTTCTACCTGGAGCACCTCAAGAGGCTGCGCGCGAGCGGCATCCAGCCGCACTTCCAGCTCGCGCACCTGGCGCAGCTGGAGACCGTCGAGCGGCTGATCCGCGCGGGCGTCCACACCGGCCCGCTGGTCCTCAACTACGTCGCCATAGGTGGCGGTTTCGCCGGTCGGCACCCGGCGGACCTGGTCGAGTTCATCCGTCGTGTACCGGACGGCGCCGTCCTCACGGTCGAGAGTTCCATGCGCGCCGTGGCCCCGATGAACGCGGTGGCCATCGCCCTCGGCCAGCACGTGCGCGTCGGCAACGAGGACAACCTGTGGCGTGCCAAGGGCGAGCCGATGTCCTCCGTGGCGCAGGTCGAGCAGATGGTGCAGATCTCCGAGGCGCTCGGCCGGGACATCGCCACCGGCACGGACGCGAAGCGGATCTACCGGATCGGCGAGTACTACGCCGACACCGACGAGACGCTGGCCCGCCTCGGCATGGTGCCCAACCGCCGTCCGGGACAGCGCGGCTTCATGCTGCGCGACGCCTGA
- a CDS encoding TauD/TfdA dioxygenase family protein: MTDILSPSGHAPGRARARQGARCTSIEVERLTCAIGAELRGVNIADAVRDDDLFAEIKSLLLEHRVLFLRDQDLSRAEHVAFASRFGALEDHPVAGSDPDHPGLVRIYKELDSAPEHYENALHTDGTWRVNPSMGAVLHCVESPPVGGDTIWVDMVAAYDRLPAHVKAQIAGLRARHSIEASFGAVMPEEKRIALHEQYPDAEHPVVRTHPETGEKILFVNAFTTHFTNFHTPANVRFGQDYAPGASHLLSYLISQAAVPEYQVRWRWTPGSVAIWDNRSTQHYAVQDYWPGVRKMERAGIVGDKPF; the protein is encoded by the coding sequence ATGACAGACATCCTTTCGCCGTCCGGCCACGCCCCGGGGCGGGCGCGGGCGCGCCAGGGCGCCCGATGCACCTCGATCGAGGTCGAGCGGCTGACCTGCGCCATCGGCGCCGAACTGCGCGGTGTGAACATCGCCGACGCCGTCCGTGACGACGACCTGTTCGCCGAGATCAAGAGCCTGCTGCTGGAGCACCGCGTGCTGTTCCTGCGGGACCAGGACCTCTCGCGCGCCGAGCATGTCGCCTTCGCGTCGCGCTTCGGCGCGCTGGAGGACCACCCCGTCGCCGGCAGCGACCCCGACCACCCCGGCCTGGTCCGCATCTACAAGGAGCTGGACAGCGCGCCGGAGCACTACGAGAACGCCCTCCACACGGACGGTACCTGGCGGGTGAACCCGTCGATGGGCGCCGTGCTGCACTGCGTCGAGTCGCCCCCGGTAGGCGGCGACACCATCTGGGTCGACATGGTGGCGGCGTACGACAGGCTGCCCGCCCACGTGAAGGCGCAGATCGCGGGGTTGCGGGCCCGGCACAGCATCGAGGCCAGCTTCGGCGCGGTCATGCCCGAGGAGAAGCGGATCGCGCTCCACGAGCAGTACCCGGACGCCGAGCACCCGGTGGTGCGGACGCACCCCGAGACCGGGGAGAAGATCCTCTTCGTCAACGCCTTCACCACGCACTTCACCAACTTCCACACCCCGGCGAACGTCCGGTTCGGCCAGGACTACGCGCCCGGCGCGAGCCACTTGCTCAGCTACCTGATCAGCCAGGCCGCCGTCCCCGAGTACCAGGTGCGCTGGCGCTGGACCCCCGGTTCCGTAGCCATCTGGGACAACCGGTCGACCCAGCACTACGCCGTACAGGACTACTGGCCCGGCGTCCGCAAGATGGAGCGCGCCGGGATCGTGGGCGACAAACCCTTCTGA
- a CDS encoding quinone oxidoreductase family protein, translating to MAHAVRFHETGGPDVLSWEEVTVGEPGPGEVRVRHEAVGLNFADTYFRTGLYPVRLPEGMGVEAAGVVEAVGEGVTGVAAGDRVTYTGSPLGAYSTERIMPASHLIVLPRQISCETAAAMTMRGLTAAYLLRRIHTLKSGDTVLLHAAAGGVGLILSQWAALLGIRVIGTVSSEEKAELALAHGCEHVIRYRHEDVAERVRELTGGAGVPVVFDSIGKDTFAGSLASLARRGLLVCFGTASGPVPPIDAMRLALAGSVFVTRPALADYIADPAERAALAGELFEHVVAGRIRIEINQRYDLKDAEQAHRDLESGRTTGSSVFVL from the coding sequence GTGGCACATGCCGTCCGCTTCCACGAAACCGGTGGCCCCGACGTCCTCAGCTGGGAGGAGGTGACCGTCGGCGAGCCCGGCCCCGGTGAGGTGCGCGTGCGGCACGAGGCCGTCGGGCTCAACTTCGCCGACACCTACTTCCGCACCGGCCTGTACCCGGTCCGGCTGCCCGAGGGCATGGGCGTCGAGGCCGCCGGCGTGGTGGAGGCGGTCGGCGAGGGCGTCACCGGCGTCGCCGCGGGCGATCGCGTCACGTACACCGGAAGTCCGCTCGGTGCCTACAGCACGGAGCGGATCATGCCCGCCTCGCACCTGATCGTGCTGCCCCGGCAGATCAGTTGCGAGACGGCGGCCGCGATGACCATGCGCGGCCTGACGGCGGCCTATCTGCTGCGCAGGATCCACACGCTGAAGTCAGGCGACACCGTGCTGCTGCACGCGGCGGCGGGCGGGGTGGGCCTGATCCTGAGCCAGTGGGCCGCACTGCTCGGCATCCGTGTGATCGGGACGGTGTCCAGCGAGGAGAAGGCCGAACTCGCCCTGGCACACGGATGCGAGCACGTCATCCGCTACCGGCACGAGGACGTGGCCGAGCGGGTGCGGGAGCTGACAGGCGGGGCGGGGGTCCCGGTGGTGTTCGACAGCATCGGCAAGGACACCTTCGCGGGCTCGCTGGCCTCCCTGGCCCGCCGCGGACTGCTGGTCTGCTTCGGCACCGCGTCGGGCCCGGTGCCGCCGATCGACGCGATGCGACTCGCCCTGGCGGGGTCGGTGTTCGTCACCAGGCCCGCGCTGGCCGACTACATCGCCGACCCGGCCGAGCGTGCCGCGCTCGCGGGCGAGCTGTTCGAGCACGTCGTCGCCGGCCGCATCAGGATCGAGATCAATCAGCGCTATGACCTCAAGGACGCGGAGCAGGCCCATCGCGACCTGGAGTCCGGGCGGACCACGGGGTCGTCCGTCTTCGTCCTCTGA